Genomic DNA from Jejubacter calystegiae:
TGCCCCCTTCGGTCATCACCCGATCCACCGCCAGACCGAGCTGCTGCTCTATCTGTTCAACGCTAAGTTCGGGCTGGCTACTATCGCCACGCCGCCGCTCCTGCTGGAGTTTGTGTGCGGCGTCGATGGCCTTTTCGCCCCCTTTAACGGCAACGTACATCAGCACACCTCCACATGGGTTGTGCGCGGCAGGGCCAGCAGCCGCTCGCCGCAGGTGATAATCAGATCGATGCCCATCGGGAACGGCTGCGGGCGTTCAATCAGCTCCTGAAGTACCGGCTCCGGCAGAACGGGGGCGATCATTCGTTCATCGGCGATGCCGGGCCCGGTCAGGCGCAGCATCAGGCCGCCGCTCAGGGCCGGGAGTTGCAGCACCAGGGTGGCGCTGCTTTCTGGCCGGGCGGCACTGCCCTGGGACAACGCCCGTAGCTGCTCTACGCTCAGGCTGTCGTCGGCGATGGCAAACTGCGCCTGCTCCGGGGTGTCGCACAGCGGCGCATTGGTATGAAAGCGCAGATTCTGGCGCACCATGTCGTTGCCCAGCGCATCGCACAGCCATAGCGGCGTATCGTTATCCGCAAGGGTTAGCAGGGCGCTGGTGGTGGCGATGTCCAGCGGCGGCCAGCCGTGTTTGAGCGCCGTCAGATTGACCACAAGACCGGGTTCGCTCATGGCTTTCAGCAGGCGACGAAAGCAGTGCTGGGCATCCTGCACCGGCAGGGGAAAGGCGGTGGTTAACGTCATGCATTGTCTCCGCGTACCAGAGTAAAGAAGTCGACCCGGCTGGCGGCGACCTTGCGTTGACGCTCGCGCAGGCGGGCGTCGCGGCTGGCTTCCAGCGGGTTAATCAGGGTTTCCATCAATGTGGCGTGGTGGGCGCTCTCCTGGAGCAGGGCGTCTACCAGAGCGCAGCGTTCGGCGTGCTGGCAGTCGCGGCCCAGCACCCAGCTATAGCCGCAGAGGCCGCTGCCAAGGCGTACCGCAGCGCGGGTCAGGGTGGCATCACCGGCGAAGAAGGGATTGCCGCTGCCGCCTATCCTGCCCTGAATTTGCACCAGCCCGGTTTCGGCCTGGCGCAGAACTTCGTAATCCGGGGTGATATTCAGCGCGGCGAAGCGTTCGGCCAGTTCCCGTGGCTGGCTGTGGGCCAGTACCGCCATCCAGCGCTGGCGCAGGGGGGTAGCAGATTGCGGATTCATTCAGTGCTCCATGGTGAATTCGATCATGTCGGCGCGGGTCAGGCTGACGGAGTATTCCGCCACG
This window encodes:
- the phnH gene encoding phosphonate C-P lyase system protein PhnH, translating into MTLTTAFPLPVQDAQHCFRRLLKAMSEPGLVVNLTALKHGWPPLDIATTSALLTLADNDTPLWLCDALGNDMVRQNLRFHTNAPLCDTPEQAQFAIADDSLSVEQLRALSQGSAARPESSATLVLQLPALSGGLMLRLTGPGIADERMIAPVLPEPVLQELIERPQPFPMGIDLIITCGERLLALPRTTHVEVC
- the phnG gene encoding phosphonate C-P lyase system protein PhnG, whose product is MNPQSATPLRQRWMAVLAHSQPRELAERFAALNITPDYEVLRQAETGLVQIQGRIGGSGNPFFAGDATLTRAAVRLGSGLCGYSWVLGRDCQHAERCALVDALLQESAHHATLMETLINPLEASRDARLRERQRKVAASRVDFFTLVRGDNA